The Arachis duranensis cultivar V14167 chromosome 2, aradu.V14167.gnm2.J7QH, whole genome shotgun sequence genome has a window encoding:
- the LOC107475955 gene encoding DExH-box ATP-dependent RNA helicase DExH8 isoform X2: MASSSSSNNASYTLPLSQSSFSSLPVMAMKKKIVEKIMENRVTLIVGEAGCGKSSQIPQFLLDEGMSPVLCTQPRRFAVVAVAKMVAKARNCEVGEEVGYHIGHSKHLSAGSKIVFKTAGVLLDELRDKGSAALKYKAIILDEVHERSVESDLVLVCVKQFLLKSNDLRVVLMSATADISRYRDYFKDLGRGERVEVLAIPSSNQKIVFQRHVSYLEQVAESIGISSEVMNSKYSPGVDPFTANAYIKPEFQADFHQLIHNLVLHIHENEPDIEKSILVFLPTYYSLEQQWRLLKPLESTFKVHILHRSIDTEQALMAMKIWKSHRKVILATNIAESSVTIPKVAFVIDSCRSLQVYWDKSRRKESSKLVWVSKSQAEQRRGRTGRTCDGHVYRLVTGSFFNKLEDHESPSILKLSLRLQVLSLCCAGSKAINDPKVLLQKSLDAPDPQVVEDALNMLVQMRALEKTPRGRYEPTFYGQLIASCPLSFDASVLVLKFGNAGMIREGILLGIMMDTQPLPILHPFGEEILFAKYIASYFTDRTILAGRKEMEFMANFCAFEFWQHLFRDEYRLNHLKQVLEIENVYPAEALMPKLEEDWCSLHNLSQSSLHQTLEIYDDLLSSVHRLRPKFLSSFRGLPPYFDPYEYEHTCLVTFQADGDIDGVSAYEEGLKATGETKCASVPYVTSEEFHSYDVAKMFAKIIKEIRAQFSEDTSSRDSECLYSHSLQAKRPQCKFFFSLQGCRRGESCSYSHDSGPSALSFRRDVCEPEDNNMAAASLLRFFPQATNRSILVLDDTDLHFATSLGRHYHPSKIIATTCLSETTILEQSLKGVKILWGLYHPYQTIIAKAGKNPVPWNEVQCVLWFPCFDSFGEDSDGQKQLLQNFFEYLAIRILADNLSDVKVIITINNIRFSQLKAEKLGRECFFVLTDSFAYDETSFGAILYDRLPPKTPTLVSRPTSYVFELHPPSKLLFGDYAANIRKNLYVIQEK, encoded by the exons ATGGCGTCATCCTCTTCTTCCAACAATGCTTCGTACACTTTGCCGTTATCACAGTCAAGTTTCTCGTCGCTTCCAGTGATGGCTATGAAGAAGAAGATCGTCGAGAAGATCATGGAGAATCGCGTTACGCTCATCGTCGGCGAGGCCGGTTGCG GGAAAAGTTCACAAATTCCACAGTTTCTTCTGGACGAAGGCATGTCGCCTGTTTTGTGCACACAGCCCAGGAGATTTGCTGTTGTTGCCGTTGCCAAAATGGTTGCAAAAGCTCGAAATTGTGAAGTGGGAGAGGAAGTTGGGTATCACATTGGGCACTCAAAACACTTATCAGCCGG GTCAAAGATTGTTTTTAAAACTGCTGGAGTTTTGTTGGATGAATTGCGAGATAAGGGCTCTGCTGCTCTTAAGTACAAAGCTATCATTCTTGATGAAGTTCATGAAAGATCTGTGGAGTCTGATCTTGTCCTTGTTTGTGTGAAGCAGTTCTTGTTGAAGAGCAATGACCTGAG GGTGGTTTTGATGTCTGCAACTGCTGATATTTCAAGATACAGGGATTACTTTAAGGATCTTGGAAGAGGTGAACGGGTTGAAGTGCTTGCGATTCCTAGCTCTAATCAGAAAATTGTTTTCCAGCGACATGTTTCATATCTTGAGCAG GTAGCTGAATCTATCGGAATAAGTTCTgaagtaatgaattcaaagtATTCTCCCGGAGTAGATCCTTTCACAGCCAATGCTTACATCAAGCCTGAGTTTCAGGCTGATTTTCACCAGCTTATTCATAACCTGGTGTTGCATATCCATGAGAATGAACCAGATATTGAGAAAAGCATTCTGGTTTTCCTTCCAACATATTATTCACTTGAGCAGCAATGGCGACTTCTAAAGCCACTTGAATCAACTTTTAAAGTTCATATTTTGCATCGCAGCATTGATACCGAGCAAGCTCTCATGGCTATGAAGATTTGGAAGTCGCATCGAAAA GTAATATTGGCTACTAATATTGCTGAATCATCTGTGACAATACCCAAAGTGGCTTTTGTAATTGATTCTTGCCGATCGTTGCAAGTCTATTGGGATAAGTCCAGAAGAAAGGAATCCTCAAAGCTTGTTTGGGTCTCCAAATCACAG GCCGAGCAGCGTAGGGGAAGAACTGGCCGAACTTGTGATGGTCACGTTTATAGGTTGGTCACTGGTTCATTTTTCAACAAACTTGAGGATCATGAGAGTCCGTCTATTCTGAAGTTATCCTTGAGGCTTCAAGTTCTTTCACTGTGCTGTGCTGGATCTAAGGCTATCAATGATCCAAAAG ttttgctgcaaaAATCTCTGGATGCACCAGATCCACAAGTTGTTGAAGATGCATTGAACATGCTTGTTCAGATGCGTGCACTGGAAAAGACTCCAAGGGGCCGTTATGAACCCACATTTTATGGACAATTGATAGCCAGTTGTCCTTTGTCATTTGATGCTTCTGTTCTAGTTCTGAAATTCGGGAATGCTGGTATGATACGTGAGGGCATATTGCTGGGTATAATGATGGATACACAGCCTTTACCCATTCTTCATCCATTTGGAGAGGAAATATTG TTTGCAAAGTATATTGCTAGCTACTTTACTGACCGAACAATCTTAGCCGGTCGAAAGGAGATGGAATTCATGGCTAACTTCTgtgcatttgaattttggcaGCATCTGTTCAGG GATGAGTATCGGCTTAACCATTTGAAGCAGGTTCTAGAGATTGAGAATGTGTATCCTGCCGAAGCACTGATGCCTAAGCTTGAGGAAGATTGGTGTTCTCTCCATAATCTCTCCCAGTCATCTCTGCATCAGACCTTAGAAATTT ATGATGATTTGTTAAGTTCAGTACACCGGTTGCGGCCAAAATTTTTGAGCTCTTTTAGGGGTTTGCCGCCCTATTTTGATCCTTATGAATATGAACACACATGCTTAGTAACATTCCAGGCAGATGGGGACATAGATGGAGTTTCTGCATATGAGGAAGGCCTTAAAGCAACAGGTGAAACAAAATGTGCTTCTGTGCCATATGTCACTTCAGAAGAATTTCACAGTTATGATGTGGCAAAAATGTTCgctaaaattataaaagag ATAAGGGCTCAATTCTCGGAGGATACTTCGAGTCGAGA TAGTGAATGTTTATATTCTCACTCACTTCAAGCTAAGAGACCACAATGCAAATTCTTCTTTTCGTTGCAG GGATGCCGAAGAGGAGAGTCTTGTTCATATTCACATGATTCAGGTCCTTCGGCACTGTCATTCAGGCGAGATGTCTGCGAGCCCGAAGATAATAATATGGCTGCTGCATCTCTCCTGAGATTTTTCCCCCAAGCTACCAACAGATCAATTCTTGTATTGGATGACACTGATTTGCATTTTGCCACATCTCTTGGTCGCCACTATCATCCATCCAAGATAATTGCAACTACATGTTTGTCAGAAACAACGATATTGGAACAATCACTGAAAGGGGTCAAAATTTTATGGGGTCTATATCACCCATACCAGACAATCATTGCTAAAGCAGGGAAGAACCCTGTTCCTTGGAATGAAGTTCAGTGTGTACTGTGGTTTCCTTGCTTTGATAGCTTTGGCGAGGATTCGGATGGACAAAAGCAGCTCTTGCAGAACTTCTTTGAGTATCTTGCCATTCGAATTTTGGCTGATAATTTGTCCGATGTGAAAGTTATCATAACCATTAATAATATCAGATTTTCCCAACTTAAG GCTGAAAAATTGGGAAGGGAGTGTTTCTTTGTGCTTACAGATTCGTTTGCCTATGACGAAACAAGCTTTGGGGCAATATTATATGACAGACTTCCCCCTAAGACGCCAACGTTGGTTTCGAGACCTACCTCCTATGTATTTGAACTGCATCCTCCGAGTAAGCTACTATTCGGTGATTATGCTGCTAATATTAGAAAGAATCTGTACGTAATTCAGGAAAAATAG
- the LOC107475955 gene encoding DExH-box ATP-dependent RNA helicase DExH8 isoform X1, with protein MASSSSSNNASYTLPLSQSSFSSLPVMAMKKKIVEKIMENRVTLIVGEAGCGKSSQIPQFLLDEGMSPVLCTQPRRFAVVAVAKMVAKARNCEVGEEVGYHIGHSKHLSAGSKIVFKTAGVLLDELRDKGSAALKYKAIILDEVHERSVESDLVLVCVKQFLLKSNDLRVVLMSATADISRYRDYFKDLGRGERVEVLAIPSSNQKIVFQRHVSYLEQVAESIGISSEVMNSKYSPGVDPFTANAYIKPEFQADFHQLIHNLVLHIHENEPDIEKSILVFLPTYYSLEQQWRLLKPLESTFKVHILHRSIDTEQALMAMKIWKSHRKVILATNIAESSVTIPKVAFVIDSCRSLQVYWDKSRRKESSKLVWVSKSQAEQRRGRTGRTCDGHVYRLVTGSFFNKLEDHESPSILKLSLRLQVLSLCCAGSKAINDPKVLLQKSLDAPDPQVVEDALNMLVQMRALEKTPRGRYEPTFYGQLIASCPLSFDASVLVLKFGNAGMIREGILLGIMMDTQPLPILHPFGEEILFAKYIASYFTDRTILAGRKEMEFMANFCAFEFWQHLFRDEYRLNHLKQVLEIENVYPAEALMPKLEEDWCSLHNLSQSSLHQTLEIYDDLLSSVHRLRPKFLSSFRGLPPYFDPYEYEHTCLVTFQADGDIDGVSAYEEGLKATGETKCASVPYVTSEEFHSYDVAKMFAKIIKEIRAQFSEDTSSREPGSADINNINLNGGPSTCAYFLQGYCNRGSECLYSHSLQAKRPQCKFFFSLQGCRRGESCSYSHDSGPSALSFRRDVCEPEDNNMAAASLLRFFPQATNRSILVLDDTDLHFATSLGRHYHPSKIIATTCLSETTILEQSLKGVKILWGLYHPYQTIIAKAGKNPVPWNEVQCVLWFPCFDSFGEDSDGQKQLLQNFFEYLAIRILADNLSDVKVIITINNIRFSQLKAEKLGRECFFVLTDSFAYDETSFGAILYDRLPPKTPTLVSRPTSYVFELHPPSKLLFGDYAANIRKNLYVIQEK; from the exons ATGGCGTCATCCTCTTCTTCCAACAATGCTTCGTACACTTTGCCGTTATCACAGTCAAGTTTCTCGTCGCTTCCAGTGATGGCTATGAAGAAGAAGATCGTCGAGAAGATCATGGAGAATCGCGTTACGCTCATCGTCGGCGAGGCCGGTTGCG GGAAAAGTTCACAAATTCCACAGTTTCTTCTGGACGAAGGCATGTCGCCTGTTTTGTGCACACAGCCCAGGAGATTTGCTGTTGTTGCCGTTGCCAAAATGGTTGCAAAAGCTCGAAATTGTGAAGTGGGAGAGGAAGTTGGGTATCACATTGGGCACTCAAAACACTTATCAGCCGG GTCAAAGATTGTTTTTAAAACTGCTGGAGTTTTGTTGGATGAATTGCGAGATAAGGGCTCTGCTGCTCTTAAGTACAAAGCTATCATTCTTGATGAAGTTCATGAAAGATCTGTGGAGTCTGATCTTGTCCTTGTTTGTGTGAAGCAGTTCTTGTTGAAGAGCAATGACCTGAG GGTGGTTTTGATGTCTGCAACTGCTGATATTTCAAGATACAGGGATTACTTTAAGGATCTTGGAAGAGGTGAACGGGTTGAAGTGCTTGCGATTCCTAGCTCTAATCAGAAAATTGTTTTCCAGCGACATGTTTCATATCTTGAGCAG GTAGCTGAATCTATCGGAATAAGTTCTgaagtaatgaattcaaagtATTCTCCCGGAGTAGATCCTTTCACAGCCAATGCTTACATCAAGCCTGAGTTTCAGGCTGATTTTCACCAGCTTATTCATAACCTGGTGTTGCATATCCATGAGAATGAACCAGATATTGAGAAAAGCATTCTGGTTTTCCTTCCAACATATTATTCACTTGAGCAGCAATGGCGACTTCTAAAGCCACTTGAATCAACTTTTAAAGTTCATATTTTGCATCGCAGCATTGATACCGAGCAAGCTCTCATGGCTATGAAGATTTGGAAGTCGCATCGAAAA GTAATATTGGCTACTAATATTGCTGAATCATCTGTGACAATACCCAAAGTGGCTTTTGTAATTGATTCTTGCCGATCGTTGCAAGTCTATTGGGATAAGTCCAGAAGAAAGGAATCCTCAAAGCTTGTTTGGGTCTCCAAATCACAG GCCGAGCAGCGTAGGGGAAGAACTGGCCGAACTTGTGATGGTCACGTTTATAGGTTGGTCACTGGTTCATTTTTCAACAAACTTGAGGATCATGAGAGTCCGTCTATTCTGAAGTTATCCTTGAGGCTTCAAGTTCTTTCACTGTGCTGTGCTGGATCTAAGGCTATCAATGATCCAAAAG ttttgctgcaaaAATCTCTGGATGCACCAGATCCACAAGTTGTTGAAGATGCATTGAACATGCTTGTTCAGATGCGTGCACTGGAAAAGACTCCAAGGGGCCGTTATGAACCCACATTTTATGGACAATTGATAGCCAGTTGTCCTTTGTCATTTGATGCTTCTGTTCTAGTTCTGAAATTCGGGAATGCTGGTATGATACGTGAGGGCATATTGCTGGGTATAATGATGGATACACAGCCTTTACCCATTCTTCATCCATTTGGAGAGGAAATATTG TTTGCAAAGTATATTGCTAGCTACTTTACTGACCGAACAATCTTAGCCGGTCGAAAGGAGATGGAATTCATGGCTAACTTCTgtgcatttgaattttggcaGCATCTGTTCAGG GATGAGTATCGGCTTAACCATTTGAAGCAGGTTCTAGAGATTGAGAATGTGTATCCTGCCGAAGCACTGATGCCTAAGCTTGAGGAAGATTGGTGTTCTCTCCATAATCTCTCCCAGTCATCTCTGCATCAGACCTTAGAAATTT ATGATGATTTGTTAAGTTCAGTACACCGGTTGCGGCCAAAATTTTTGAGCTCTTTTAGGGGTTTGCCGCCCTATTTTGATCCTTATGAATATGAACACACATGCTTAGTAACATTCCAGGCAGATGGGGACATAGATGGAGTTTCTGCATATGAGGAAGGCCTTAAAGCAACAGGTGAAACAAAATGTGCTTCTGTGCCATATGTCACTTCAGAAGAATTTCACAGTTATGATGTGGCAAAAATGTTCgctaaaattataaaagag ATAAGGGCTCAATTCTCGGAGGATACTTCGAGTCGAGAACCTGGAAGTGcagatataaataatataaatttaaatgggGGCCCTTCTACTTGCGCATATTTCTTACAGGGATACTGCAATAGAGGTAGTGAATGTTTATATTCTCACTCACTTCAAGCTAAGAGACCACAATGCAAATTCTTCTTTTCGTTGCAG GGATGCCGAAGAGGAGAGTCTTGTTCATATTCACATGATTCAGGTCCTTCGGCACTGTCATTCAGGCGAGATGTCTGCGAGCCCGAAGATAATAATATGGCTGCTGCATCTCTCCTGAGATTTTTCCCCCAAGCTACCAACAGATCAATTCTTGTATTGGATGACACTGATTTGCATTTTGCCACATCTCTTGGTCGCCACTATCATCCATCCAAGATAATTGCAACTACATGTTTGTCAGAAACAACGATATTGGAACAATCACTGAAAGGGGTCAAAATTTTATGGGGTCTATATCACCCATACCAGACAATCATTGCTAAAGCAGGGAAGAACCCTGTTCCTTGGAATGAAGTTCAGTGTGTACTGTGGTTTCCTTGCTTTGATAGCTTTGGCGAGGATTCGGATGGACAAAAGCAGCTCTTGCAGAACTTCTTTGAGTATCTTGCCATTCGAATTTTGGCTGATAATTTGTCCGATGTGAAAGTTATCATAACCATTAATAATATCAGATTTTCCCAACTTAAG GCTGAAAAATTGGGAAGGGAGTGTTTCTTTGTGCTTACAGATTCGTTTGCCTATGACGAAACAAGCTTTGGGGCAATATTATATGACAGACTTCCCCCTAAGACGCCAACGTTGGTTTCGAGACCTACCTCCTATGTATTTGAACTGCATCCTCCGAGTAAGCTACTATTCGGTGATTATGCTGCTAATATTAGAAAGAATCTGTACGTAATTCAGGAAAAATAG
- the LOC107475956 gene encoding uncharacterized protein LOC107475956 has translation MTQSMSHTQQSPKTLESRHSIDSCLFQLRTWKPFTNKRPCLSDRKTPSVSIDLSKLSLLDDDSTTKPFKSSSAATTNFRLIARKRRRRGSRSVSGRSSDRSGTRRCCSVGASAAHGTCSDFPVAMGTDSSGELFGNVGDGSWASDVSEARRERDREGGGGGGGGGGNGGCSGEKESGVGFGGVGGCSDGNGNESGYGSEPGYRGDAEFGYGDEFDEEEDDPRFRLLFWGEQIRAVDSKMEMVGENSLLDQKSHHRCRRRKHDCRMVDALR, from the exons ATGACTCAGTCAATGTCCCATACCCAACAATCTCCAAAGACCCTCGAATCTCGCCACTCCATTGATTCCTGCCTCTTCCAGCTCCGTACATGGAAGCCCTTCACCAACAAGCGCCCTTGTCTCTCCGATCGCAAAACCCCTTCCGTTTCGATCGACCTTTCCAAGCTTTCTCTTCTCGACGATGATTCCACCACTAAACCCTTCAAATCGTCTTCCGCCGCCACCACCAACTTCCGCCTTATAGCCCGCAAGCGCCGCCGCCGAGGATCCCGCTCTGTTTCTGGCCGGAGTAGTGACCGCAGTGGCACGCGCCGATGCTGCTCCGTTGGGGCCTCGGCGGCTCATGGGACTTGCTCTGATTTTCCGGTGGCGATGGGGACGGACTCCAGCGGGGAGCTCTTTGGGAACGTTGGAGATGGGAGTTGGGCCTCCGATGTGAGTGAGGCGAGGAGGGAGAGGGATAGAGAGGGTGGTGGCGGTGGAGGTGGAGGTGGTGGTAATGGTGGCTGCAGTGGGGAGAAGGAAAGTGGTGTTGGGTTTGGTGGGGTGGGTGGGTGTTCTGATGGGAATGGGAATGAGTCCGGGTATGGTAGTGAACCTGGGTATCGTGGTGATGCTGAGTTTGGTTATGGGGATGAGTTtgatgaggaagaagatgatCCCAGATTCAGATTGTTGTTCTGGGGTGAGCAAATTCGAG CTGTAGATTCCAAAATGGAGATGGTTGGAGAGAACTCCTTGTTAGACCAAAAATCCCATCATAGATGCCGACGCCGGAAGCATGATTGTAGAATGGTTGATGCATTGAGGTGA
- the LOC107475957 gene encoding mitochondrial zinc maintenance protein 1, mitochondrial, with protein sequence MVGRGEVLSAYRSLLKATRRTFAGDALMLKQSAVEVRNKFEENRNVTSDDQIQKLLEEASEASHFITNMIVQAQLNTEAGSYVVKPGKEHAGATLELPTEESIRKSK encoded by the exons ATGGTGGGAAGGGGTGAAGTGCTGAGTGCTTACCGGTCACTCCTTAAGGCCACCCGAAGGACCTTCGCCGGCGACGCTCTCATGCTCAAGCAATCCGCCGTCGAGGTGCGTAACAAGTTCGAGGAGAACAGAAACGTCACTTCTGATGATCAGATCCAGAAGCTTCTAGAAGAAGCCTCCGAGGCCTCTCACTTCATCACCAACATGATCGTCCAGGCTCAGCTCAATACGGAAGCCGGCAGCTACG TGGTGAAACCTGGTAAGGAGCATGCAGGAGCAACACTTGAACTCCCAACAGAAGAAAGTATCCGGAAATCTAAATAG
- the LOC107476121 gene encoding pectinesterase inhibitor 6, producing the protein MIKIPSLTLLLQLMLLLFLTSTIQLVFAKGKDNVREACKVTRYPKLCFRSLAQFSNAAGTSPSKWARAGVSVTIGEVKHVLVYLARLKKIQGQVGGRRSRAALSDCIETSRDALDELHRSLGVLRKLSKNTFGTQMDDLNTWISAALTDQDTCLDGFQGQRVGKEIRLLKIKVIRSYYITSNALALVNKLATTGIGSIADP; encoded by the coding sequence ATGATCAAAATACCATCTCTTACTTTACTTCTTCAGCTTATGCTTCTGTTGTTCCTTACAAGTACCATTCAGTTGGTATTTGCAAAGGGGAAAGACAATGTTAGAGAAGCATGCAAGGTGACAAGGTATCCCAAACTTTGTTTCCGCTCGCTAGCGCAGTTCTCCAACGCTGCCGGAACGAGCCCCAGCAAATGGGCAAGGGCAGGGGTGTCAGTGACAATAGGAGAGGTTAAGCATGTTCTAGTATACCTTGCAAGGTTGAAGAAGATTCAAGGACAAGTAGGGGGAAGAAGGAGCAGAGCTGCACTCTCTGATTGCATCGAGACTTCTAGAGATGCCCTCGATGAGCTTCATAGGTCGCTTGGTGTGCTCAGGAAGCTCAGCAAAAACACCTTTGGTACCCAAATGGATGACCTTAACACATGGATCAGTGCAGCACTCACTGATCAGGATACTTGCCTAGATGGATTTCAAGGCCAAAGAGTAGGAAAGGAGATTAGGTTGCTGAAAATTAAGGTTATAAGATCATATTACATAACCAGTAATGCTTTAGCTCTTGTTAACAAGCTTGCCACTACAGGTATTGGAAGCATAGCGGATCCATAG
- the LOC107475958 gene encoding UDP-glucuronic acid decarboxylase 2, whose amino-acid sequence MGGSSELIFRGHESQPINDDYSPKPNKRWLSFTLNPINYLLREQRLLFTLLGVFIATAFFTLLPSHNTNLNQYDTVPIPYFTQHDSVFPTNHQSNRHVAEVHSFGKVPLGIKRKGLRIVVTGGAGFVGSHLVDRLIARGDSVIVVDNFFTGRKENVMHHFGNPRFELIRHDVVEPLLLEVDQIYHLACPASPVHYKFNPVKTIISNVVGTLNMLGLAKRVGARFLLTSTSEVYGDPLQHPQKETYWGNVNPIGVRSCYDEGKRTAETLTMDYHRGAGVEVRIARIFNTYGPRMCLDDGRVVSNFVAQALRKEPMTVYGDGKQTRSFQYVSDLVEGLMRLMEGEHVGPFNLGNPGEFTMLELAKVVQETIDPDASIEYRPNTEDDPHKRKPDISRAKELLGWEPKVDLRKGLPLMVSDFRQRIFGDHKEGSTVA is encoded by the exons ATGGGTGGTTCCTCAGAACTAATCTTCAGAGGCCACGAATCGCAACCAATCAACGACGACTACTCCCCAAAACCAAACAAGCGATGGCTCTCATTCACTCTAAACCCCATCAACTACCTCCTCCGCGAGCAGCGCCTCCTCTTCACCCTCCTCGGAGTCttcatcgccaccgccttcttCACTCTCCTCCCTTCCCACAACACCAACCTTAACCAATACGACACCGTTCCGATCCCATACTTCACGCAACACGACTCAGTCTTCCCAACGAACCACCAGAGCAACCGCCACGTGGCAGAAGTTCATTCCTTCGGGAAAGTGCCGCTTGGAATAAAGAGGAAGGGCCTGAGAATTGTTGTCACCGGAGGAGCGGGGTTCGTTGGGTCCCACTTAGTGGATCGGTTGATAGCGAGAGGGGACAGTGTTATCGTTGTTGATAATTTCTTCACGGGGAGGAAGGAGAACGTGATGCACCATTTTGGGAACCCTAGATTTGAGCTTATACGACACGACGTCGTTGAACCCTTGTTGCTTGAAGTTGACCAGATCTACCATCTTGCCTGCCCTGCTTCCCCTGTTCACTACAAGTTCAACCCCGTCAAGACTATCAtatc GAATGTGGTGGGAACTTTGAACATGTTAGGGCTTGCAAAGAGAGTTGGAGCCAGATTCTTGCTTACAAGCACCAGTGAGGTTTATGGAGATCCTCTTCAGCACCCTCAGAAGGAGACTTATTGGGGCAACGTTAATCCCATTG GTGTGCGAAGCTGCTACGACGAGGGAAAGCGTACGGCGGAGACGTTGACTATGGACTACCACAGAGGAGCCGGTGTGGAG GTTAGAATTGCTAGGATCTTTAACACCTACGGTCCCCGAATGTGCTTAGATGATGGACGTGTTGTTAGCAACTTCGTTGCTCAG GCACTAAGGAAGGAGCCAATGACTGTTTATGGAGATGGCAAGCAAACAAGGAGCTTCCAATATGTATCTGATTTG GTGGAGGGTCTAATGCGTCTTATGGAAGGAGAACATGTGGGACCTTTCAACCTTGGGAACCCTGGTGAATTCACCATGCTTGAACTTGCCAag GTGGTCCAAGAAACAATAGACCCAGATGCAAGCATAGAATACAGGCCCAACACAGAGGATGATCCCCACAAGAGAAAGCCTGACATTTCCAGAGCTAAGGAGCTTCTTGGCTGGGAGCCCAAGGTCGACCTCCGGAAGGGACTCCCTCTCATGGTTTCCGACTTCCGGCAGCGCATTTTCGGCGACCACAAGGAAGGTTCAACTGTGGCCTAA